One segment of Kogia breviceps isolate mKogBre1 chromosome 14, mKogBre1 haplotype 1, whole genome shotgun sequence DNA contains the following:
- the PRR35 gene encoding proline-rich protein 35 — MSGEAGSCRLGPGARARARKPKKPHYIPRPWGKPYNYKCFQCPFTCLEKSHLYNHMKYSLCKDSLSLLLDSPDWACRRAPAAPRPRAPTPGHPTDSLDSMDASGQPRGAPDAPATPDHMVTDVLSLRRWVGGPRPGAEGSPETLLPEARDPQKGVGLGGLLAESWKPGRGGGPRSTAGVDVLAMGPESSVPCYPPPTPGEFPEAQSFHLSLLGVNYPLGPGLFSYLGPSLAAAAHVPFLASASPLLPPATAFPAPQPPERPALVPRLYYPLLLEHSVGLPAGKTALAKPSAPPKGPPETLVPGLLKLPVPGLGGPWPRGGLRDPGQEGELERPAQSDPKRKLALGGRPEPPQDSCSRTKFSSQSSLRTGPSMMLWPEDKELSDLETPGPAAPLPQQPLGLVLGGHGHVGEDLTRALGDCAKVEQRLGQLVPAGGLAPRPLREQLGKIRRELLTIHQALERAVRPPDTPLDLSVKRAPAKGHEVPPGLWGQPELGPMLVRETPKPPGMLAAQPLSSHTTKCEADSSVPPPGLPLQAPEDPILPGSWGTHGGPGGSWAPEAVPGLQNPTGAEV; from the exons ATGTCCGGAGAGGCAGGCTCATGCCGCCTGGGCCCTGGGGCACGGGCCCGAGCGAGGAAGCCTAAGAAGCCACACTATATCCCACGGCCCTGGGGCAAACCCTACAACTACAAGTGCTTCCAGTGCCCTTTCACCTGCCTGGAGAAGTCTCACCTCTACAACCACATGAAGTACAGCCTCTGTAAGgactccctctccctcctgctgGACTCCCCCGACTGGGCCTGCCGCAGGGCCCCGGCCGCGCCCCGGCCACGTGCACCCACCCCAGGCCACCCCACAGACTCCTTGGACTCCATGGACGCCAGCGGCCAGCCCCGAGGAGCGCCGGACGCTCCTGCGACGCCCGACCACATGGTCACCGACGTCCTCTCCCTGCGCCGCTGGGTTGGGGGCCCCAGGCCAGGGGCCGAGGGGTCCCCAGAGACACTgctccctgaggccagggacCCCCAGAAGGGTGTGGGCCTTGGTGGCCTCCTGGCCGAGTCGTGGAagccggggaggggtgggggcccgAGGAGCACGGCCGGGGTGGACGTGCTTGCCATGGGCCCTGAGAGCAGTGTCCCCTGCtaccccccgcccacccccggggAGTTCCCTGAGGCCCAGAGCTTCCACCTGTCCCTGTTGGGTGTCAACTACCCTCTCGGCCCGGGCCTCTTTTCCTACCTGGGGCCCTCCCTGGCCGCTGCCGCCCACGTGCCCTTCCTGGCCTCGGCCAGCCCGCTGCTGCCCCCGGCCACTGCCTTCCCTGCCCCACAGCCCCCCGAACGCCCAGCCCTGGTCCCTCGCCTGTACTACCCCCTGCTCCTGGAGCACAGCGTGGGGCTGCCGGCAGGCAAGACGGCTCTTGCCAAGCCTTCGGCCCCCCCCAAAGGCCCCCCCGAGACTCTGGTCCCTGGGCTGCTGAAGTTGCCAGTGCCTGGGCTGGGTGGGCCCTGGCCCCGTGGTGGTCTCAGGGACCCAGGGCAGGAGGGGGAGCTGGAGCGGCCTGCCCAGAGCGACCCCAAGAGGAAGCTGGCCCTGGGAGGCAGGCCAGAACCCCCGCAGGACTCCTGCAGCAGGACAAAATTCAGTTCCCAGAGCAG CCTGAGGACCGGCCCCTCCATGATGCTGTGGCCTGAGGACAAGGAGCTAAGTGACCTTGAGACCCCTGGTCCTGCGGCCCCCCTGCCCCAGCAACCGCTAGGCCTGGTGCTGGGGGGCCATGGGCACGTGGGCGAGGACCTGACTCGGGCCCTTGGCGACTGTGCCAAGGTGGAACAGCGCCTGGGCCAGTTGGTGCCTGCTGGGGGCCTGGCCCCGCGGCCTCTGCGGGAGCAGCTGGGGAAGATCCGCAGGGAGCTGCTCACCATCCACCAGGCGCTGGAGCGGGCCGTGCGGCCACCCGACACTCCCCTCGACCTCTCTGTGAAACGGGCACCCGCCAAGGGGCATGAGGTGCCCCCCGGGCTCTGGGGGCAGCCGGAGCTGGGCCCCATGCTGGTCCGGGAGACCCCCAAGCCACCCGGCATGCTGGCAGCCCAGCCTCTGTCCAGCCACACGACCAAGTGTGAGGCTGACTCCAGTGTCCCTCCCCCGGGTCTTCCCCTCCAGGCCCCAGAGGATCCCATCCTTCCTGGCAGCTGGGGCACCCACGGTGggcctgggggctcctgggcccctGAGGCTGTCCCTGGCCTGCAGAACCCCACGGGTGCTGAGGTCTGA